The Prochlorococcus marinus str. MIT 1214 sequence AAATACTGTCTGAGAATCAATACTCATAGGCAGATTGGCATCCATAATTTGGGGCATGTCAGCCATAAAGCTATCAGTTTTTGTTCGTTTTCATGAGTAGAACTACCCAAAGGTGTTTGAAATACATTCGCTTCCTCTGAGTTGGAGGCTCATTAAAGGAGCACGACTTGCTACACCAGCAGCTTCCCAGGCTTTGACCATTGCGACACTGACTTCTCGGCCTTTAGTCGCTTTGCACAATGCAAGAATGCTTGGTCCTGCTCCACTAATTGCACATCCTAAAGCTCCGGCAGCCTTTGCTGCTTCTCTTACCTCCAACCCACCTTTGATTAATCCCCATCTGTAGGGTTCATGAAGCTTGTCATGCATACCATCTGCAATTAGATCAACATTTCCAGTTCTTAGTCCTTGAAGCAGAAGCGTAAGGGCACCTAAATTGACTACGGCATCATTTACTGGAATGTTTTCTGGCATGACACGTCTTGCTTCGCTGGTGCTAAGGCGAATAGATGGAATTGCAACTACCGCTTTTATTGATTGATCCCAATCACAGCGGACTACGCGCCATCTGTCGTTTGCGGTTTTAGCTGTTACGCAAAGACCTCCTATTAATGACGGAACAACATTGTCTGGATGACCTTCAATATCTATTGCTAGCTCCAATAATTTTTCCTTAGGCAAAGGATATCCAGCGAGTGCATTTGCTCCAACTAATCCTGCCACGATTGCTGTAGCACTGCTTCCAAGTCCTCTTGCAGGAGGCACAGCTAATTTTACTCTTGCTTCAAGAGCGACAGGCTCTACACCTGCTGTTCTCCAAACTCTCTGCGCGGCTCGATAGAAAAGGTTTTCAGGACCGCCTCTTAAATGATTGCCTTCAGTACTTTCCATTATTAATTCAAACCTTTCAGCATTACCCTCAATTCTTTTAATAGTGAACTGATTGGAAAGATCCAGTGCTGCACCAAGGCAATCAAACCCTGGACCAATATTGGCTGTAGTAGAAGGAACTTCTACTACGACAGTTTGTCCTATTTTTGGCGGCCCCATGTTTTTATCCTTTAGCTAAGTCTCCCATTTGATTCGGCACTTAAGCGTGCTCTGCAAGCTGAACTGAATAATGTCGCTTCTGGATCTTTAAGAACAATCAATGGGATTTCCTTTAAATAAGATTGAAAGCGACCCTTATTACTAAATGCATTAAGGAAGTTAGAAGAGTTTATTCCATCGAGGTTTTTTGCTGCTGTTCCGCCTGAAATCCATAACCCTGAAGTGCAAAGTTCTTGTAAAGCAAGGTCTCCAGCTGCAGATCCATAAGCATTGAGCCATATTCTCAAAGCTTCAGACATTAATTTGTCTCCGTTAGTTGCTTTTTCCCATACAAGTGCAGGTAAATCTGTGAAAGCTGATTTGTCATTATCTATTTTTTTTAAAGTTTTCTGAAGTGGGTGGTTTTCATTTATTGGATCATCCAATTTCCATCTAGCAATCATTCCAAGGCCAGTCCCACTAACTATTCTTTCAATCGAGACTCTTTGAATATTTAGCTTAATTTTTAGCCATTTGATTAATTCCCATTCGTTCTCAGTCCTTGGGGAAAATTCCCGATGCCCCCCTTCACTTGGAAATATAAAAATGTTTGTAGGTGTAATTAATCCTCTGGACATTCCTAATCCAGTACCAGCTCCGATAATGGCAACTAATTTTTGATTAGTTTTGTACTCAGTATTTAATGTTCCTTGGATTACTTCATATTGGGATTTTTTGAAGAATGGTATCCCATATATTAAAACTGAAAAATCATTTATTAATTCAATATTATTTATTTTTGAAAGCTTAGATAATTCTTCTATGTCGATATCCCACCCTAGATTTGTAATCTTAACTTTCTGGCCATTTATTGGGCCTGCTACTCCAATACAAACATATTCAGGGAGTGATATATTCTCTGGTAAATGTTTAATAAAATCTTCAAATATTGAGTAAAAAGATTTCCATTCTAATGATTTGTAGTGCTTTTTAAATAATTTTTTTGGATAGTTCTCGTTCGAATAAACAGCTAATATGGTTTTAGTTCCTCCAAGGTCTCCAGCAAGTAAATTCATTAGTTATTAAAATCGTTTTTAATTTAGATTTGATTAACTTGTATCCCTTTTTTGCTAATTGATTCGTCAATTATTAATTTAAACTTGTCTATACTCATATTACCAAGATCTTTACCTTCTCTTGTCCTTACTGATATTTCATTATTCTCTTCTTCTTTATCTCCAATAATTATCAAGAAAGGTATCCTTTGCATAGTATGTTCTCGTATTTTAAAACCGACTTTTTCATTTCTGATATCAATTTCAGCTCTGAAGCCAAAGTCAACTAATTTATTTCTAGCACTAAAACATGCTTCATTATTTCTATCAGTTATGCCCATAATCATTATTTGAACAGGTGATAACCATGTAGGAAAATTTCCTGAATAATTCTCAATTAAAATCCCAATAAATCTTTCAAAAGAACCTAGAATAGCTCTGTGAAGCATTACAGGTGTTTGTTTCCTTCCTGTAATATCTATATAACTTGCATTGAGCCTTTGAGGCATGGAAAAATCCACTTGTATTGTTCCGCACTGCCATACTCTGTTGAGACAATCCTTTAAGGAGAATTCTATTTTTGGACCATAGAAGGCACCTTCTCCAGGGAGTAGCGACCAATCTAATCCTTTTGAATCAAGTGCTTCAGATAAGGCTTTTTCTGATTTGTCCCAGATATCATCACTCCCAACCCTTTTCTCTGGTCTTGTTGAGAGCTTAATAAGAATTGAATCAAAGCCAAAGGTTTTGTAAACCTCAAATACCAAATCAATAAAATTTTGGACTTCTTCTTGGATTTGTTCATCAGTACAAAATATGTGTGCATCATCTTGAACAAAATTTCTTACCCTCATTAAGCCATGCAGTGCTCCAGAGGGCTCATTGCGATGACAAGAACCAAATTCAGAAAGTCTAATAGGAAGATCTCGATAGCTTTTTAAACCTTGATTGAATATTTGTATGTGGCATGGACAATTCATAGGTTTTATTGCATATTCCCTGTTCTCTGAAGTTGTGGTAAACATATCTTCTTTAAATTTATCCCAATGGCCTGATTTCTCCCAAAGACTTCTATCAACTACTTGCGGAGATTTAACTTCTTGATAATCATATTTTGTAATGGTTTCCCGAATAAAATCTTCTAAAATTCTATAAATAGTCCACCCTTTAGGATGCCAAAAAACCATACCTGGTGCTTCTTCTTGTGAGTGAAAAAGTGAATACTTTTTTCCTAACTTTCTATGATCTCTTTTCTCAGCTTCTTCAATTCTAGAGATATATTCTTTTAATTCTTTAGAGCTTCTCCAGGCTGTTCCATATATTCTTTGTAGCATTTCATTCTTAGAGTCGCCGCGCCAATAAGCCCCGGATACTTTCATTAGCTTAAATACTCTTAGATGCCTTGTATTTGGCACATGAGGACCTCTACACATATCAATATATTCTTGATGTTTGTATAGCTTTATGATTTCATTTTTAGGGATATTTTTAACTATGTCTAGCTTGAAAATTTCACATCTATCAGTAAAAACTTCCGTTGCTTTCTCTGGACTAACTATTTCAACAACTACATTATAATCTCTATTAA is a genomic window containing:
- a CDS encoding glucokinase — translated: MNLLAGDLGGTKTILAVYSNENYPKKLFKKHYKSLEWKSFYSIFEDFIKHLPENISLPEYVCIGVAGPINGQKVKITNLGWDIDIEELSKLSKINNIELINDFSVLIYGIPFFKKSQYEVIQGTLNTEYKTNQKLVAIIGAGTGLGMSRGLITPTNIFIFPSEGGHREFSPRTENEWELIKWLKIKLNIQRVSIERIVSGTGLGMIARWKLDDPINENHPLQKTLKKIDNDKSAFTDLPALVWEKATNGDKLMSEALRIWLNAYGSAAGDLALQELCTSGLWISGGTAAKNLDGINSSNFLNAFSNKGRFQSYLKEIPLIVLKDPEATLFSSACRARLSAESNGRLS
- the thrB gene encoding homoserine kinase; this encodes MGPPKIGQTVVVEVPSTTANIGPGFDCLGAALDLSNQFTIKRIEGNAERFELIMESTEGNHLRGGPENLFYRAAQRVWRTAGVEPVALEARVKLAVPPARGLGSSATAIVAGLVGANALAGYPLPKEKLLELAIDIEGHPDNVVPSLIGGLCVTAKTANDRWRVVRCDWDQSIKAVVAIPSIRLSTSEARRVMPENIPVNDAVVNLGALTLLLQGLRTGNVDLIADGMHDKLHEPYRWGLIKGGLEVREAAKAAGALGCAISGAGPSILALCKATKGREVSVAMVKAWEAAGVASRAPLMSLQLRGSECISNTFG
- the thrS gene encoding threonine--tRNA ligase; the protein is MPIITLPDGTEKKYNSAVTIDQIASEIGPGLAKAALAGRVNGELIDTCIPITQNSHIQIITSKDDEGLEIIRHSFAHLLGHAVKQLYPEAKMAIGPVIEDGFYYDISYKDTFTPDDLIKIEKRMKELVNRDYNVVVEIVSPEKATEVFTDRCEIFKLDIVKNIPKNEIIKLYKHQEYIDMCRGPHVPNTRHLRVFKLMKVSGAYWRGDSKNEMLQRIYGTAWRSSKELKEYISRIEEAEKRDHRKLGKKYSLFHSQEEAPGMVFWHPKGWTIYRILEDFIRETITKYDYQEVKSPQVVDRSLWEKSGHWDKFKEDMFTTTSENREYAIKPMNCPCHIQIFNQGLKSYRDLPIRLSEFGSCHRNEPSGALHGLMRVRNFVQDDAHIFCTDEQIQEEVQNFIDLVFEVYKTFGFDSILIKLSTRPEKRVGSDDIWDKSEKALSEALDSKGLDWSLLPGEGAFYGPKIEFSLKDCLNRVWQCGTIQVDFSMPQRLNASYIDITGRKQTPVMLHRAILGSFERFIGILIENYSGNFPTWLSPVQIMIMGITDRNNEACFSARNKLVDFGFRAEIDIRNEKVGFKIREHTMQRIPFLIIIGDKEEENNEISVRTREGKDLGNMSIDKFKLIIDESISKKGIQVNQI